The following proteins come from a genomic window of Pleuronectes platessa chromosome 2, fPlePla1.1, whole genome shotgun sequence:
- the pfkfb4b gene encoding 6-phosphofructo-2-kinase/fructose-2,6-bisphosphatase 4b isoform X1, with translation MLDNEDFVSNTSPRELTQNPLQKIWMPCKNGHIAQRRVCMTNCPTLIVTVGLPARGKTYISKKLTRYLNWIGVPTREFNVGQYRRECLKIYKSFEFFRPDNEEGLKIRRHCAMAALNDVRQYLCVEGGQVAVFDATNTTRERRGTIVKFADQNGFKVFFVESVCEDPDVIAQNIVQVKLGSPDYIHCNTEEAVEDFMERIKCYESSYQPLDEVLDRDLSYIKIIDVGRQYLVNRVADHIQSRIVYYLMNIHITPRSIYLCRHGESDLNIKGRIGGDSGLSNRGKEFARSLRKFLQEQNIQELKVWTSQMKRTIQTAECLGVPYEQWKPLNEIDAGVCEEMKYEEIQEHYPLEFALRDQDKYRYRYPKGESYEDLVQRLEPVIMELERQENILVICHQAVMRCLLAYFLDKSADELPYLKCPLHSVLKLTPMAYGCKVESVYLSVDAVNTHRDRPEVGILGSTQRSVIRQCKQVESTSGVSPQVQDNILCDLRLNQDVVSETAVCLEAV, from the exons ATGTTGGACAACGAGGACTTCGTGTCGAACACTTCCCCGCGGGAGCTCACTCAGAACCCGCTCCAGAAGATCTGGATGCCGTGTAAAAACGGCCACATAGCGCAGAGACGGG TCTGTATGACCAATTGTCCGACGCTCATTGTGACTGTGGGACTTCCAGCCCGAGGGAAGACTTACATTTCGAAGAAGCTCACACGCTACTTGAACTGGATCGGTGTGCCAACCAGAG AGTTCAACGTCGGCCAGTATCGGAGGGAGTGTCTGAAGATCTACAAGTCCTTTGAGTTCTTCCGTCCGGATAATGAAGAAGGTTTAAAAATCAGACG TCACTGTGCGATGGCAGCTCTCAATGATGTTCGGCAGTACCTGTGTGTTGAAGGAGGGCAGGTGGCG GTCTTTGATGCCACCAATAcaacaagagaaagaagaggaaccaTCGTGAAGTTCGCTGATCAGAACGGGTTCAAG GTGTTTTTTgtggagtctgtgtgtgaggacCCAGATGTCATTGCACAAAATATAGTG CAAGTGAAGTTGGGAAGCCCAGACTACATTCACTGCAACACAGAGGAGGCCGTCGAGGATTTCATGGAGAGAATCAAATGTTACGAGTCGTCCTACCAGCCTCTGGACGAGGTTctggacag GGACCTGTCCTACATAAAGATCATTGACGTGGGCCGTCAATACCTGGTGAACCGTGTTGCCGATCACATCCAGAGTCGAATCGTCTACTACCTGATGAACATCCACATTACGCCACGCTCCATCTACCTGTGTCGTCACGGCGAGAGTGACCTCAACATCAAGGGACGCATCGGAGGAGACTCTGGTTTGTCTAACAGAGGGAAAGAG TTTGCCAGGAGTCTGCGGAAATTCCTCCAGGAGCAGAATATCCAAGAACTGAAGGTGTGGACCAGCCAGATGAAGAGGACAATCCAGACCGCAGAGTGCCTTGGAGTGCCATACGAACAGTGGAAGCCTCTCAACGAAATAGATGCT GGCGTGTGTGAGGAAATGAAGTACGAAGAGATTCAAGAGCATTACCCCCTGGAGTTCGCACTGAGAGACCAAGACAAGTACCGCTACCGCTATCCTaaaggagag TCGTATGAAGACCTGGTGCAGCGACTGGAGCCGGTGATCATGGAGTTGGAGAGACAAGAGAACATTCTGGTGATTTGTCACCAAGCAGTGATGCGCTGTCTTCTCGCATATTTCCTGGACAAGTCTGCAG ATGAGTTGCCTTATCTTAAGTGCCCTTTGCACTCTGTATTAAAGTTGACCCCCATGGCTTACG GATGTAAAGTGGAGTCTGTCTATTTAAGCGTGGACGCTGTGAACACCCACAGAGACAGACCAGAGGTAGGTATCCTAGGCAGCACACAAAGGTCTGTCATCAGACAATGTAAACAAGTTGAATCCACCTCAGGGGTTTCCCCTCAAGTTCAAGACAACATCCTCTGTGATCTGCGACTGAATCAGGACGTCGTCTCAGAAACTGCTGTGTGTTTAGAAGCAGTGTGA
- the arpc4 gene encoding actin-related protein 2/3 complex subunit 4 has protein sequence MTATLRPYLNAVRATLQAALCLENFSSQVVERHNKPEVEVRSSKELLLQPVIISRNDKEKVLIEGSINSVRISIAVKQADEIEKILCHKFMRFMMMRAENFFILRRKPVEGYDISFLITNFHTEQMYKHKLVDYVIHFMEEIDKEISEMKLSVNARARIVAEEFLKNF, from the exons ATG ACGGCCACCCTGCGACCATACCTCAATGCGGTGCGCGCCACCCTGCAGGCCGCCCTCTGTCTGGAGAATTTCTCATCGCAAGTGGTGGAGAGACACAACAAGCCAGAAGTGGAAGTGCG AAGTAGTAAAGAACTACTGCTCCAGCCAGTGATCATCAGCCGCAATGACAAGGAGAAGGTTCTGATCGAGGGCTCCATCAACTCTGTCAGAATCAGCATCGCTGTCAAGCAG GCAGACGAGATCGAGAAGATTCTGTGCCATAAGTTCATGCGTTTCATGATGATGAGAGCAGAGAACTTCTTCATCCTCAGGAGGAAACCAGTGGAG GGGTACGACATCAGTTTTCTAATCACCAACTTCCACACAGAGCAGATGTACAAACATAAACTGGTGGACTATGTGATTCATTTCATGGAGGAAATTGACAAAGAGATCAGTGAAATGAAGCTGTCAGTCAACGCTAGAGCTCGTATCGTCGCTGAAGAGTTCCTCAAAAAC TTCTGA
- the pfkfb4b gene encoding 6-phosphofructo-2-kinase/fructose-2,6-bisphosphatase 4b isoform X4, which translates to MLDNEDFVSNTSPRELTQNPLQKIWMPCKNGHIAQRRVCMTNCPTLIVTVGLPARGKTYISKKLTRYLNWIGVPTREFNVGQYRRECLKIYKSFEFFRPDNEEGLKIRRHCAMAALNDVRQYLCVEGGQVAVFDATNTTRERRGTIVKFADQNGFKVFFVESVCEDPDVIAQNIVQVKLGSPDYIHCNTEEAVEDFMERIKCYESSYQPLDEVLDRDLSYIKIIDVGRQYLVNRVADHIQSRIVYYLMNIHITPRSIYLCRHGESDLNIKGRIGGDSGLSNRGKEFARSLRKFLQEQNIQELKVWTSQMKRTIQTAECLGVPYEQWKPLNEIDAGVCEEMKYEEIQEHYPLEFALRDQDKYRYRYPKGESYEDLVQRLEPVIMELERQENILVICHQAVMRCLLAYFLDKSADELPYLKCPLHSVLKLTPMAYGCKVESVYLSVDAVNTHRDRPENVTVLRSTEDALLTVPDHF; encoded by the exons ATGTTGGACAACGAGGACTTCGTGTCGAACACTTCCCCGCGGGAGCTCACTCAGAACCCGCTCCAGAAGATCTGGATGCCGTGTAAAAACGGCCACATAGCGCAGAGACGGG TCTGTATGACCAATTGTCCGACGCTCATTGTGACTGTGGGACTTCCAGCCCGAGGGAAGACTTACATTTCGAAGAAGCTCACACGCTACTTGAACTGGATCGGTGTGCCAACCAGAG AGTTCAACGTCGGCCAGTATCGGAGGGAGTGTCTGAAGATCTACAAGTCCTTTGAGTTCTTCCGTCCGGATAATGAAGAAGGTTTAAAAATCAGACG TCACTGTGCGATGGCAGCTCTCAATGATGTTCGGCAGTACCTGTGTGTTGAAGGAGGGCAGGTGGCG GTCTTTGATGCCACCAATAcaacaagagaaagaagaggaaccaTCGTGAAGTTCGCTGATCAGAACGGGTTCAAG GTGTTTTTTgtggagtctgtgtgtgaggacCCAGATGTCATTGCACAAAATATAGTG CAAGTGAAGTTGGGAAGCCCAGACTACATTCACTGCAACACAGAGGAGGCCGTCGAGGATTTCATGGAGAGAATCAAATGTTACGAGTCGTCCTACCAGCCTCTGGACGAGGTTctggacag GGACCTGTCCTACATAAAGATCATTGACGTGGGCCGTCAATACCTGGTGAACCGTGTTGCCGATCACATCCAGAGTCGAATCGTCTACTACCTGATGAACATCCACATTACGCCACGCTCCATCTACCTGTGTCGTCACGGCGAGAGTGACCTCAACATCAAGGGACGCATCGGAGGAGACTCTGGTTTGTCTAACAGAGGGAAAGAG TTTGCCAGGAGTCTGCGGAAATTCCTCCAGGAGCAGAATATCCAAGAACTGAAGGTGTGGACCAGCCAGATGAAGAGGACAATCCAGACCGCAGAGTGCCTTGGAGTGCCATACGAACAGTGGAAGCCTCTCAACGAAATAGATGCT GGCGTGTGTGAGGAAATGAAGTACGAAGAGATTCAAGAGCATTACCCCCTGGAGTTCGCACTGAGAGACCAAGACAAGTACCGCTACCGCTATCCTaaaggagag TCGTATGAAGACCTGGTGCAGCGACTGGAGCCGGTGATCATGGAGTTGGAGAGACAAGAGAACATTCTGGTGATTTGTCACCAAGCAGTGATGCGCTGTCTTCTCGCATATTTCCTGGACAAGTCTGCAG ATGAGTTGCCTTATCTTAAGTGCCCTTTGCACTCTGTATTAAAGTTGACCCCCATGGCTTACG GATGTAAAGTGGAGTCTGTCTATTTAAGCGTGGACGCTGTGAACACCCACAGAGACAGACCAGAG AATGTGACGGTGCTCCGCAGCACCGAAGACGCCCTGCTAACAGTCCCAGATCACTTCTGA
- the pfkfb4b gene encoding 6-phosphofructo-2-kinase/fructose-2,6-bisphosphatase 4b isoform X5 — MRGSCRPRNTRDRAVCMTNCPTLIVTVGLPARGKTYISKKLTRYLNWIGVPTREFNVGQYRRECLKIYKSFEFFRPDNEEGLKIRRHCAMAALNDVRQYLCVEGGQVAVFDATNTTRERRGTIVKFADQNGFKVFFVESVCEDPDVIAQNIVQVKLGSPDYIHCNTEEAVEDFMERIKCYESSYQPLDEVLDRDLSYIKIIDVGRQYLVNRVADHIQSRIVYYLMNIHITPRSIYLCRHGESDLNIKGRIGGDSGLSNRGKEFARSLRKFLQEQNIQELKVWTSQMKRTIQTAECLGVPYEQWKPLNEIDAGVCEEMKYEEIQEHYPLEFALRDQDKYRYRYPKGESYEDLVQRLEPVIMELERQENILVICHQAVMRCLLAYFLDKSADELPYLKCPLHSVLKLTPMAYGCKVESVYLSVDAVNTHRDRPENVTVLRSTEDALLTVPDHF; from the exons ATGAGGGGCTCCTGCCGCCCGAGGAACACGAGGGACCGGGCAG TCTGTATGACCAATTGTCCGACGCTCATTGTGACTGTGGGACTTCCAGCCCGAGGGAAGACTTACATTTCGAAGAAGCTCACACGCTACTTGAACTGGATCGGTGTGCCAACCAGAG AGTTCAACGTCGGCCAGTATCGGAGGGAGTGTCTGAAGATCTACAAGTCCTTTGAGTTCTTCCGTCCGGATAATGAAGAAGGTTTAAAAATCAGACG TCACTGTGCGATGGCAGCTCTCAATGATGTTCGGCAGTACCTGTGTGTTGAAGGAGGGCAGGTGGCG GTCTTTGATGCCACCAATAcaacaagagaaagaagaggaaccaTCGTGAAGTTCGCTGATCAGAACGGGTTCAAG GTGTTTTTTgtggagtctgtgtgtgaggacCCAGATGTCATTGCACAAAATATAGTG CAAGTGAAGTTGGGAAGCCCAGACTACATTCACTGCAACACAGAGGAGGCCGTCGAGGATTTCATGGAGAGAATCAAATGTTACGAGTCGTCCTACCAGCCTCTGGACGAGGTTctggacag GGACCTGTCCTACATAAAGATCATTGACGTGGGCCGTCAATACCTGGTGAACCGTGTTGCCGATCACATCCAGAGTCGAATCGTCTACTACCTGATGAACATCCACATTACGCCACGCTCCATCTACCTGTGTCGTCACGGCGAGAGTGACCTCAACATCAAGGGACGCATCGGAGGAGACTCTGGTTTGTCTAACAGAGGGAAAGAG TTTGCCAGGAGTCTGCGGAAATTCCTCCAGGAGCAGAATATCCAAGAACTGAAGGTGTGGACCAGCCAGATGAAGAGGACAATCCAGACCGCAGAGTGCCTTGGAGTGCCATACGAACAGTGGAAGCCTCTCAACGAAATAGATGCT GGCGTGTGTGAGGAAATGAAGTACGAAGAGATTCAAGAGCATTACCCCCTGGAGTTCGCACTGAGAGACCAAGACAAGTACCGCTACCGCTATCCTaaaggagag TCGTATGAAGACCTGGTGCAGCGACTGGAGCCGGTGATCATGGAGTTGGAGAGACAAGAGAACATTCTGGTGATTTGTCACCAAGCAGTGATGCGCTGTCTTCTCGCATATTTCCTGGACAAGTCTGCAG ATGAGTTGCCTTATCTTAAGTGCCCTTTGCACTCTGTATTAAAGTTGACCCCCATGGCTTACG GATGTAAAGTGGAGTCTGTCTATTTAAGCGTGGACGCTGTGAACACCCACAGAGACAGACCAGAG AATGTGACGGTGCTCCGCAGCACCGAAGACGCCCTGCTAACAGTCCCAGATCACTTCTGA
- the LOC128454836 gene encoding ras-related protein rab7, with protein MTSRKKVLLKVIILGDSGVGKTSLMNQYVNKKFSNQYKATIGADFLTKEVMVDDRLVTMQIWDTAGQERFQSLGVAFYRGADCCVLVFDVTAPNTFKTLDSWRDEFLIQASPRDPENFPFVVLGNKIDLENRQVTTKRAQAWCQSKNNIPYFETSAKEAINVEQAFQTIARNALKQETEVELYNEFPEPIKLDRNDRAKPSAEICSC; from the exons TGTTGGAAAGACCTCCCTCATGAACCAGTACGTGAACAAGAAGTTCAGTAACCAGTACAAAGCTACAATAGGAGCAGACTTCCTGACGAAAGAGGTGATGGTGGATGACCGGCTCGTTACAATGCAG ATATGGGACACAGCTGGCCAGGAGAGGTTCCAGTCCTTGGGTGTTGCGTTCTACCGTGGCGCAGACTGCTGCGTTCTGGTGTTCGATGTGACTGCACCCAATACGTTCAAGACCCTCGACAGCTGGAGGGATGAGTTCCTGATCCAGGCCAGCCCCAGGGACCCGGAGAACTTCCCCTTTGTGGTTCTAGGCAACAAGATCGACCTGGAGAATAGACAG GTAACCACCAAAAGAGCTCAGGCTTGGTGTCAGAGTAAGAACAACATCCCCTACTTTGAGACAAGTGCCAAAGAAGCCATAAATGTAGAACAGGCATTCCAGACAATTGCACGTAATGCCCTCAAACAG GAGACAGAAGTGGAGCTGTATAATGAATTCCCAGAGCCCATAAAACTGGATAGGAACGACAGAGCTAAACCTTCTGCAGAAATCTGCAGCTGCTAA
- the pfkfb4b gene encoding 6-phosphofructo-2-kinase/fructose-2,6-bisphosphatase 4b isoform X3 — MRGSCRPRNTRDRAVCMTNCPTLIVTVGLPARGKTYISKKLTRYLNWIGVPTREFNVGQYRRECLKIYKSFEFFRPDNEEGLKIRRHCAMAALNDVRQYLCVEGGQVAVFDATNTTRERRGTIVKFADQNGFKVFFVESVCEDPDVIAQNIVQVKLGSPDYIHCNTEEAVEDFMERIKCYESSYQPLDEVLDRDLSYIKIIDVGRQYLVNRVADHIQSRIVYYLMNIHITPRSIYLCRHGESDLNIKGRIGGDSGLSNRGKEFARSLRKFLQEQNIQELKVWTSQMKRTIQTAECLGVPYEQWKPLNEIDAGVCEEMKYEEIQEHYPLEFALRDQDKYRYRYPKGESYEDLVQRLEPVIMELERQENILVICHQAVMRCLLAYFLDKSADELPYLKCPLHSVLKLTPMAYGCKVESVYLSVDAVNTHRDRPEVGILGSTQRSVIRQCKQVESTSGVSPQVQDNILCDLRLNQDVVSETAVCLEAV; from the exons ATGAGGGGCTCCTGCCGCCCGAGGAACACGAGGGACCGGGCAG TCTGTATGACCAATTGTCCGACGCTCATTGTGACTGTGGGACTTCCAGCCCGAGGGAAGACTTACATTTCGAAGAAGCTCACACGCTACTTGAACTGGATCGGTGTGCCAACCAGAG AGTTCAACGTCGGCCAGTATCGGAGGGAGTGTCTGAAGATCTACAAGTCCTTTGAGTTCTTCCGTCCGGATAATGAAGAAGGTTTAAAAATCAGACG TCACTGTGCGATGGCAGCTCTCAATGATGTTCGGCAGTACCTGTGTGTTGAAGGAGGGCAGGTGGCG GTCTTTGATGCCACCAATAcaacaagagaaagaagaggaaccaTCGTGAAGTTCGCTGATCAGAACGGGTTCAAG GTGTTTTTTgtggagtctgtgtgtgaggacCCAGATGTCATTGCACAAAATATAGTG CAAGTGAAGTTGGGAAGCCCAGACTACATTCACTGCAACACAGAGGAGGCCGTCGAGGATTTCATGGAGAGAATCAAATGTTACGAGTCGTCCTACCAGCCTCTGGACGAGGTTctggacag GGACCTGTCCTACATAAAGATCATTGACGTGGGCCGTCAATACCTGGTGAACCGTGTTGCCGATCACATCCAGAGTCGAATCGTCTACTACCTGATGAACATCCACATTACGCCACGCTCCATCTACCTGTGTCGTCACGGCGAGAGTGACCTCAACATCAAGGGACGCATCGGAGGAGACTCTGGTTTGTCTAACAGAGGGAAAGAG TTTGCCAGGAGTCTGCGGAAATTCCTCCAGGAGCAGAATATCCAAGAACTGAAGGTGTGGACCAGCCAGATGAAGAGGACAATCCAGACCGCAGAGTGCCTTGGAGTGCCATACGAACAGTGGAAGCCTCTCAACGAAATAGATGCT GGCGTGTGTGAGGAAATGAAGTACGAAGAGATTCAAGAGCATTACCCCCTGGAGTTCGCACTGAGAGACCAAGACAAGTACCGCTACCGCTATCCTaaaggagag TCGTATGAAGACCTGGTGCAGCGACTGGAGCCGGTGATCATGGAGTTGGAGAGACAAGAGAACATTCTGGTGATTTGTCACCAAGCAGTGATGCGCTGTCTTCTCGCATATTTCCTGGACAAGTCTGCAG ATGAGTTGCCTTATCTTAAGTGCCCTTTGCACTCTGTATTAAAGTTGACCCCCATGGCTTACG GATGTAAAGTGGAGTCTGTCTATTTAAGCGTGGACGCTGTGAACACCCACAGAGACAGACCAGAGGTAGGTATCCTAGGCAGCACACAAAGGTCTGTCATCAGACAATGTAAACAAGTTGAATCCACCTCAGGGGTTTCCCCTCAAGTTCAAGACAACATCCTCTGTGATCTGCGACTGAATCAGGACGTCGTCTCAGAAACTGCTGTGTGTTTAGAAGCAGTGTGA
- the pfkfb4b gene encoding 6-phosphofructo-2-kinase/fructose-2,6-bisphosphatase 4b isoform X2, protein MLDNEDFVSNTSPRELTQNPLQKIWMPCKNGHIAQRRVCMTNCPTLIVTVGLPARGKTYISKKLTRYLNWIGVPTREFNVGQYRRECLKIYKSFEFFRPDNEEGLKIRRHCAMAALNDVRQYLCVEGGQVAVFDATNTTRERRGTIVKFADQNGFKVFFVESVCEDPDVIAQNIVQVKLGSPDYIHCNTEEAVEDFMERIKCYESSYQPLDEVLDRDLSYIKIIDVGRQYLVNRVADHIQSRIVYYLMNIHITPRSIYLCRHGESDLNIKGRIGGDSGLSNRGKEFARSLRKFLQEQNIQELKVWTSQMKRTIQTAECLGVPYEQWKPLNEIDAGVCEEMKYEEIQEHYPLEFALRDQDKYRYRYPKGESYEDLVQRLEPVIMELERQENILVICHQAVMRCLLAYFLDKSADELPYLKCPLHSVLKLTPMAYGCKVESVYLSVDAVNTHRDRPEEAVSVHRRSMVVTMTTVASLNIDTPTSTMTSGFIMISQWCQKGMLQFC, encoded by the exons ATGTTGGACAACGAGGACTTCGTGTCGAACACTTCCCCGCGGGAGCTCACTCAGAACCCGCTCCAGAAGATCTGGATGCCGTGTAAAAACGGCCACATAGCGCAGAGACGGG TCTGTATGACCAATTGTCCGACGCTCATTGTGACTGTGGGACTTCCAGCCCGAGGGAAGACTTACATTTCGAAGAAGCTCACACGCTACTTGAACTGGATCGGTGTGCCAACCAGAG AGTTCAACGTCGGCCAGTATCGGAGGGAGTGTCTGAAGATCTACAAGTCCTTTGAGTTCTTCCGTCCGGATAATGAAGAAGGTTTAAAAATCAGACG TCACTGTGCGATGGCAGCTCTCAATGATGTTCGGCAGTACCTGTGTGTTGAAGGAGGGCAGGTGGCG GTCTTTGATGCCACCAATAcaacaagagaaagaagaggaaccaTCGTGAAGTTCGCTGATCAGAACGGGTTCAAG GTGTTTTTTgtggagtctgtgtgtgaggacCCAGATGTCATTGCACAAAATATAGTG CAAGTGAAGTTGGGAAGCCCAGACTACATTCACTGCAACACAGAGGAGGCCGTCGAGGATTTCATGGAGAGAATCAAATGTTACGAGTCGTCCTACCAGCCTCTGGACGAGGTTctggacag GGACCTGTCCTACATAAAGATCATTGACGTGGGCCGTCAATACCTGGTGAACCGTGTTGCCGATCACATCCAGAGTCGAATCGTCTACTACCTGATGAACATCCACATTACGCCACGCTCCATCTACCTGTGTCGTCACGGCGAGAGTGACCTCAACATCAAGGGACGCATCGGAGGAGACTCTGGTTTGTCTAACAGAGGGAAAGAG TTTGCCAGGAGTCTGCGGAAATTCCTCCAGGAGCAGAATATCCAAGAACTGAAGGTGTGGACCAGCCAGATGAAGAGGACAATCCAGACCGCAGAGTGCCTTGGAGTGCCATACGAACAGTGGAAGCCTCTCAACGAAATAGATGCT GGCGTGTGTGAGGAAATGAAGTACGAAGAGATTCAAGAGCATTACCCCCTGGAGTTCGCACTGAGAGACCAAGACAAGTACCGCTACCGCTATCCTaaaggagag TCGTATGAAGACCTGGTGCAGCGACTGGAGCCGGTGATCATGGAGTTGGAGAGACAAGAGAACATTCTGGTGATTTGTCACCAAGCAGTGATGCGCTGTCTTCTCGCATATTTCCTGGACAAGTCTGCAG ATGAGTTGCCTTATCTTAAGTGCCCTTTGCACTCTGTATTAAAGTTGACCCCCATGGCTTACG GATGTAAAGTGGAGTCTGTCTATTTAAGCGTGGACGCTGTGAACACCCACAGAGACAGACCAGAG GAAGCTGTGTCCGTCCACAGGAGATCCATGGTGGTAACCATGACAACTGTGGCATCGCTTAACATTGACACTCCTACCTCCACCATGACCTCTGGTTTCATAATGATCTCACAGTGGTGTCAGAAAGGAATGTTACAATTCTGttag